The following are encoded in a window of Manihot esculenta cultivar AM560-2 chromosome 8, M.esculenta_v8, whole genome shotgun sequence genomic DNA:
- the LOC110621798 gene encoding uncharacterized protein LOC110621798: MKKVIAILFLLGLACLHLQVDGGRLGLEQIRSENIDNQLQSNAPVASTDINSNDEHGKSSSYGNIPVRVSAPVVEEDNDNSSSSRWDSDDETNSSYGNYGNPSGSSTETHHVYSSDCNPKKGC; the protein is encoded by the coding sequence ATGAAGAAGGTGATTgcaattctttttcttcttggaTTGGCATGTTTGCACCTTCAAGTTGATGGTGGAAGGCTTGGTCTTGAGCAAATTAGATCAGAAAATATTGATAATCAGCTTCAGTCCAATGCTCCAGTTGCTTCAACTGATATTAATTCAAATGATGAACATGGGAAATCAAGCTCTTATGGGAATATTCCAGTGAGAGTATCAGCACCAGTAGTTGAAGAAGATAATGATAATTCAAGTAGCAGCAGGTGGGATAGTGATGATGAGACAAACAGCAGCTATGGGAATTATGGCAATCCTTCTGGATCATCAACAGAGACTCATCATGTTTATTCAAGCGATTGCAATCCTAAGAAAGGTTGTTGA
- the LOC110620140 gene encoding transcription factor bHLH149 — MASLISSPESNSDISQEFKHRKKRRKLSHETQDQCQNDNRILNKSRWKTQAEQQIYSSKLLEALFRSRRSNSTTAAAKGRVIRETADRVLAVAAKGTTRWSRAILAGRLKLRRVKKVRKVKVTGESRLRRKDMARDKRRLPVLEDKMRVLSRLVPGCRKAPFTSLLEEASDYIAALEMQVKAMTALTDILGAGEVAPVTPQAG, encoded by the coding sequence ATGGCATCGTTGATCTCAAGCCCCGAATCAAATTCAGACATCTCGCAAGAATTCAAGCACAGGAAGAAGCGAAGAAAACTCTCTCACGAGACGCAAGATCAGTGCCAAAATGACAACCGAATCTTGAACAAATCAAGGTGGAAAACTCAAGCTGAGCAGCAGATCTATTCCTCTAAGCTTCTAGAAGCTCTCTTCCGATCTCGTCGGAGTAACTCGACTACTGCTGCGGCAAAAGGCAGAGTAATTAGAGAAACTGCCGACAGAGTCCTTGCAGTCGCAGCAAAAGGCACGACTCGGTGGAGCCGTGCGATTCTGGCGGGAAGGCTTAAGTTGAGGAGGGTTAAAAAGGTTAGGAAAGTGAAGGTAACGGGTGAGAGCCGGTTAAGGAGGAAGGACATGGCGAGAGATAAGAGGAGATTACCGGTTTTGGAGGATAAAATGCGTGTTTTGAGCCGGTTGGTTCCCGGTTGCCGGAAGGCACCTTTTACCAGTCTTTTAGAGGAAGCGAGCGATTATATCGCAGCTTTGGAGATGCAGGTCAAAGCCATGACGGCTCTCACAGATATTCTCGGCGCCGGTGAGGTTGCGCCGGTTACCCCACAGGCTGGTTGA